CGAgggaaataatttattttgtaaaagattATGCCAGATTATTATGGGTCAGATTATTTGCCTACTTAATATGGTTTAACTAGTTAAAGATTAATTTGAACTTTGAATAAATAAGATCATTAAAGAGAATAAAGAATTTACTAGTGCAACTTGGAtatctaaatacattttaatatagGTATATATTTCGTTTTATGAGTTTCAATTGCCAAATACCTGGatgtattgtatttttaaaatacaacattttcatattattaGCAAAAACTCTTATTACTTTTCCAAAGGTTGTATAAGTACATCAATATACACTACCACATCAAAGAATATCTGTtgtcagaaaaaatatttcaataataatttttgttttaaatcgtcATCACGTGTGTTGATGCTTTTATGTCAagtggaatttttttattattataatttataatttgcttatgacttaaatttatttatttaactaaactaaacagttcttaAAGGAATTGACGTAATGTTAAATACAAACATTGGAACTAATaatgcatacatatatacatacttaatatttaacgaTCAACAAATAATGGCAACCTTAattgtttcattaaaaatttataaagcaatgaattttaaagcgtactaaatattaatttgatgatatttacgtttttttcttcttagatatacaatttttatttgatgtttATCTACATGTTCATACAAAGAAATGAACGTAGTATATTGAGcttgtatataaatattgataaatatttttaaggtgaTAAATTTATGAGTGTCAGCTTTCAAAGTTCTTATTCTAACTGTATATTACTCGCAATTTTATTGATAGTGAATTTGAAATGATAAGAAGTACTAGAAACACattcaaaaatgaaatatttaataaacaacatgaaatgtaaagaatttttgtttggcggttctttaatttttttgttaaaacaaagtTTCCGGCAGCAAACGATTATGgtcatagatttttttaaaataaattactgcTGTAATAAAACAGTTGAATGAACGtttgattttttacattttcacaAACTTTCGGTGGACTTagcatattttattataacatattttttttatttttattattttaaatctgTTATTTGATTTAAAGTCTCTATTGTCATTAAAGTTGCTTACAAAAATCAATGGAGCAACGTTTTTTATATTAGTAGTTgagatgataataaatttcaaaatgatctaatatttaacaaaaatgttttttttgctaaaatgaaatgttaaagtaacaattaaaacaagtttGGGGCTATTATATAGTTAATAACGTAGTAGTATTCATTTACATTTGTTTGATAtaataattatgaatttttattttttttttaatggatttaTCACGTTTCTATACtacaaaatggacttagcacttttgtgtactacagtataaCAACGAGAAAAAGCTATATATGGATTTGTAAATGGTTTTTAGCAAACAtagtgtatttttacttattctaacgttttgtattaaaatgacaattttcataaaaagtggacttagcacGTTTGGTCATTAAGCTAACgatgattgcattttttgtaaacattgttttttttataaagttatttgactttaattttttgttttttatgaaatttgtgtTATTGCACAAACAATACGTTTACATTCTTTGAATCTCATTTTTAAGAAAACTATTCCCCCAATTCATGTATTTTCACACTTTTATCATCAAATTTGCAAACTTGAcacatttataaacaaattaatacacACTTCCAGTTACCTCAAATCAAATTGAACGTTTGTATTCACGTTTCACTTCTTTGGATCGTGGTGATTGCGGTACATTATCACGTGATGACTTCTTGCGTATACCAGAATTGGCCATTAATCCCTTGTGTGAACGTATAGTTCATGCATTTTTCGCCGACAGTACCGATGATCGTgtcaattttagacaatttatgaatgttttggCCCACTTCCGACCCATAAAAGACAAAAAGGAAAGCAAATTGAATTCCCGTGAAGATAAATTGAAGTGTAAGTACATAAATTATTAACATCTTAAGCTAAACAGacagaaatatttttcaatatatttttcattaataaatgtaGTTGCCTTTAAAATGTACGATTTGGATGATGATGGTGTCATTAGTCGTGATGAGCTCTTAAGCATTTTACACATGATGGTGGGTGCCAATATCAGCCAGGATCAACTAATAAGCATAGCTGAACGTACCATTTTGGAAGCGGATCTCTGTTGTCAGGGTAAAATTTCCTTTGAAGACTTTTCCAAAGCTTTAGAGCGTACTGATGTTGAACAGAAGATGTCTATACGTTTCTTGAATTAAGcgaagtgaaaataaatttattttattacttacacacaaaaaaatatatgcaaatatttttcacaaatattgtaaggctatttttt
The nucleotide sequence above comes from Calliphora vicina chromosome 1, idCalVici1.1, whole genome shotgun sequence. Encoded proteins:
- the elm gene encoding calcineurin B homologous protein 1 produces the protein MGNKSSLLLRPEEIAQIQEETGFTSNQIERLYSRFTSLDRGDCGTLSRDDFLRIPELAINPLCERIVHAFFADSTDDRVNFRQFMNVLAHFRPIKDKKESKLNSREDKLKFAFKMYDLDDDGVISRDELLSILHMMVGANISQDQLISIAERTILEADLCCQGKISFEDFSKALERTDVEQKMSIRFLN